The Streptomyces sp. NBC_01268 genome segment CCGAGGCAGACGCGGGGGCCGCCGCCGAAGGGGTACCAGGCGTACTCGGGTATCTCCTCGGCCGCCTCGCCCTCCGCCGGGTCCAGCCAGCGCTCGGGGCGGAACTCCAACGGGTCCCCGTACCAGCGGGCGTCGCGGTGGGTGGCCCACTGGCTGCTCCACACGCGGGTGCCGGCGGGGACCGGGGCGCCGCCCAGCACGGCGCCCTCCTTGGCGATGCCGGTGAGCAGCCAGATGGTGGGGAAGAGGCGCAGCGTCTCCTTCACCACGGCCTGGGCGTAGGTGAGTTCGGCGTAGTCGTCGAAGCCGGGGTCCCGGTCGCCGAGGACGCGGTCGAGCTCGGCGGCGAGTGCCTCGGAGACACGGGGGTTGCGGGAGAGCAGGTACCAGGCCCAGACGAGGGTGGAGCTGGTGGTCTCGTGGCCGCCGATGTAGAGCGTGACGGTCTCGTCGCGGATCTCCCGGTCGGAGAGGCGGGCTCCGCTCTCGTCCCGGGCGGCGAGCAGGCGGCTGAGGAGGTCGGGCCGCTCGGTGTCGCCGTCGCGGTGGCGGGCGACGACCCGGGAGACCTCGGCGTCGATGACGGCCGTGGCCCGCTTGATCCTGGCCCGGCCCGGGGTCGGCACCCAGTCGGGCAGCAGGGCGCCGATGCCGCTGAACTCGGCGCCGATCTCCTGCTGGGCGATGTCCATGGCGCGGCCGATGGCCTCGGCGTCGGCCGCCGTGTCGACGCCGAAGATGGTGCGGACGGCGATGAGCTGGGTGAGGGCGGCCATCTCCTTCTTGACGTCCACCCGCTGTCCGTCGCTCCACCGCTCGGCCAGGTCGACGGCGCACTCGGCCATGGTGGCGGCGTAGGACTTGACCTGCCGGGGCCGGACGGAGGGCTGCACGAGCGAGCGCTTGCGCCGCCAGTCGGCTCCCTTGGCGACCACGACCCCGTCGCCGAGCAGGGTGCGGAAGGCGATGCCGAGGTCGGGCTGGTCGAAGGTCCGCTCGACCTCGGTGAGGAGTTCCCCGATGGTCTCCGGGTGGGCGATGAACAGGGCGGGGGTGTTCCCGAAGCGCCAGCGGACGAAGTCCCCGCGCTCACGCAGCCGTTCGAAGAAGGCGAGCGGGTCCTTGCCGAACTCCGGCAGGTTCCCGAGCAGGGGCACGCCGCGCGGCCCTGGCACTGTCTTCCGCCCGTCCGCCGTCGTGGCGACGGCGGACGGACCGGCTTGCGTGGTCACGTGCGTTTCCTTCCGCAGGAGTTGCGTGGTGGTGTGCCCCAAGTACTCGCTCTTCCGTACGAGTTCATGGAAGCGGAAGGAAGCACCCCTTCGCCACCCCTGTGGAAAACCCTTGTCAGTTCGCCGTCAGACCACGGTGGGCCGAGACCCTCGCGACGGCGCACCGGCTCAGCTCACCGAGCTGTAGGCCACGACTCCCCTCAGCAGCGACTCGACCGCCTTGCGGGCGTTCTTCGAGACGGTGCTGTTCTCCCGCGGCGCGGCCGCCGCGATCTGGCCCAGGACGTCGATGACCTGCTTGCACCAGCGGACGAAGTCGCCCGCCGGCATCTCGGCCTCGCGCAGCACCTCGTCCAGGCCCTTGTCGGAGGCCCACTGGTAGGCCGCCCAGGCGAAGCCGAGGTCCGGCTCGCGCTGCCCGACGCCTTCGGCCTGGTGCAGCTTGAACTCCTCCTCCAGCGAGTCGAGCCGCCCCCAGATCCGCACCATCTCGCCGAGCGCCGCCTTGGCCTTGCCGGTCGGCAGCTTCGGCGCGACGGCGTCGTCGGCCTGCCGGGCCTCGAAGACCAGGGCGGAGACGCACGCGGCGAGTTCGGCCGGGCTGAGCCCCTCCCACACGCCCTCGCGCAGGCACTCGCTGGCGAGCAGGTCGAGCTCGCCGTACAGCCGGGCGAGCCGCTTCCCGTTGTCGGTGACGTCGTCGCCGCGCAGGTAGTCGAGCTCGGTGAGGAGCGCGACGATCCGGTCGAAGGTGCGGGCGATGGTGTTGGTGCGGCCCTCGATGCGCCGCTCCAGCTGCTGGGTGTCGCGCTGCAGCCGGTGGAAGCGCTCGGCCCAGCGGGCGTGGTCCTCGCGCTCGTCGCAGCCGTGGCAGGGGTGGGCACGGATCTCGGTGCGCAGCCGGGCGATCTCACGGTCGTCCGCGGCGGCCGCGCGCTTCTTGTGGTGCCGCTCCGGGTTGATGTGCCCGGCCTTGGTGCGCAGCGCCGAGGCGAGGTCGCGGCGGGACTGCGGGGACCGCGGGTTGAAGGAGCGCGGGATCCGCATCCGGTCCAGTGCCTCGACCGGCACCGGGAAGTCGATCGACGCGAGCCGCTTGACCTGCCGCTCGGCGGTGAGCACCAGCGGGCGCGGCCCGTCGTGGTGCTCGAAGCCGCGGTGGCCGTTGGTCCGGCCGGCCGGCAGGCCGGGGTCGAGGACGAGGGCGAGTCCGGCGAACTTGCCGGTCGGGACGTGGATCACGTCGCCGGGCTTGAGCCGCTCCAGCGAGGCGGCGGCCTCCGCGCGGCGCTGGTTGGCGCCCTGCCGGGCCAGGTCCGTCTCGCGGTCCTTGAGGTCGCGGCGCAGCCGCGCGTACTCCTCGAAGTCGCCGAGGTGGCAGGTCATGCCCTCCCGGTAGCCCTCCAGGCCCTCCTCGTTCTTCTGGACCTGCTTGGAGATCCCGACGACCGAGCGGTCGGCCTGG includes the following:
- a CDS encoding cytochrome P450 → MTTQAGPSAVATTADGRKTVPGPRGVPLLGNLPEFGKDPLAFFERLRERGDFVRWRFGNTPALFIAHPETIGELLTEVERTFDQPDLGIAFRTLLGDGVVVAKGADWRRKRSLVQPSVRPRQVKSYAATMAECAVDLAERWSDGQRVDVKKEMAALTQLIAVRTIFGVDTAADAEAIGRAMDIAQQEIGAEFSGIGALLPDWVPTPGRARIKRATAVIDAEVSRVVARHRDGDTERPDLLSRLLAARDESGARLSDREIRDETVTLYIGGHETTSSTLVWAWYLLSRNPRVSEALAAELDRVLGDRDPGFDDYAELTYAQAVVKETLRLFPTIWLLTGIAKEGAVLGGAPVPAGTRVWSSQWATHRDARWYGDPLEFRPERWLDPAEGEAAEEIPEYAWYPFGGGPRVCLGTRFAMVEAVLVLAVLARRFRVDLGPGEIHPVPSLTLQPDREVLATVRAR